cggaaacctgaaattgtatgccgttatattgcgactgtttctggcatagaaaagtaaattttcactctcgctagcaattgctcaattcttatgattattcctaaaagttagtagataccagtaagccttttacttgctaataagctgttcaaagctaacagcttatagactctatttctggtggaggtaaacttaataagaaacattaggcCATTTAACACAAtactcaatagtgtttagctactggtgaaatgcgtaatactgtggcattatggttaaagacagtgcctctcacgtggaaggctcaagttcaaatctataGTGAACAAcgccatttatttattttatttccatgattctctcttGGTTTCActtgttatcgtcacctttcttgattagttattgtatcaatgtcattcacgaatgaaagaaaaaagaatattgttatgccatgaaagaaaaaaatatgttcttatgccatgaaatgaaatagctttggcagactaactagcaattgctcaattcctgtGACTATTccaggaagttagtagatactggtaaagcctattactggccagtggcaaaagccacagttcatagacgcaatttgtggtggaggtaaacttagtaagaaacgtttgtcagtttaactgtatcaatatcattaacaaatggccaattagctgttaaaacggccagtggaacAAATCcaaaaaaggatttgttcatagaccccagaggctatactgacactcaCTGAActtagagctctgtggtgtattggttagtgacacagcctttcacgtgggcaacCCGGTTtcaaatctcaagagggcaatactttctattgcgatccggctgaactaggcttgcatgGTTTCATGTTTTTGTGAGGATTCACTCCATATCCGTCGGAGGGTCAGACAACCTGATTGACAGATCCAGTGTTGCTCCTCATTCTTATTGCATCCTAATCTTCCCCTCCTGCCTGGCAACCGGCATGGCACCTTGGGAACCGTGTTATTAGAAGTTGTATACCAAAACTGACATCCTCTTAATTTAACAAACATGGGCGCAAAACAGACCTTTCCCCTGAGTAAATGTGTGTAACGCAAATCCAGTGAATGAGTGCGGTGCAACCTCCTGTGTGGTGACCATGCGCACTACATCAGAGTTTACCATACAGGGACTGGAATACTGTGAGACCAACCCTGACTGCTGCTCTTTGTACTGGCAACACTCCTTCCCTTGTTGCCCATAGACACAATGACAGAGGGCAGCCAAATGCTGATTGCCGTTTCAACAATGCTGCCTTTCATTTAGAGAAGTTTTAATGTATATAACCCATTCACTATGTAGTGTAGTATTTCTGAATTATTAGTAGCTAATGGGTTGTAGTATAAGGACCTCTACTTTTGACCGTTTTAATCAACAGAATCGGATTGCGTATAGGGGATTTTACTTGGTGTGGATCGTTTGACGTAGATCGTTCAACTTGGTCTGGATCATTTGAACTACTGATTGTCTccctaaaatatatttacaaactCTATATATATTGGCACCCCTCAAGAAAGTGAGCTAAAACAATAATATAATATGgataataaatataatgaatCTAATGTTCCTTAAATGTTTGGAGAAATTGCTGACTATTctattaataaaaaacattccagCAAAAGTGTTATCTTCCCGAAAAGATTATTCTGTCAAAAACATGTGGGAAACTCATAGGCACCCTTGAAAAATACGATAAATAAAAGCAAAGAATTAGCATCTTTGCTTTTAGTGTCTAGGAACGTTCTTATTGTCTTACCATTTCCTCTTTCACTTAGGTAACACACAGATTAAATCATTTTgtcatccatcaacatgggTTAAAACAGAGTTCTCAACTcagattttggggggaaaaaaaagctTTTGAGCTGCATAGTTTAGGGAATGGCTACAAAAAATAGGTATTCAGTTGAAATTACCAGCGAGCCCAATCAGAGCCATAGTAAAAGATATTTGAAAAGGAACTGTTTAAAATTTGTCAGGAAGGGGCGCAGCCACATATTGCCCCCATGCACGGTGAGGAGGATAAGACCGGCAAAGAGGAGCCCAAAGATCAGTTTCAGAACTGCGAATTTCCGTTGAATCTTGGGGTTTCACAGTTTCAGAATCAACAGTGATGCCACCTCCATGACCAGAAGTCTTTGGGCGAAGTTCCACAAAAGAAACCCTTCATGAGACACATCCTAGCATCTGAATTTGCCAAGCAACCTTGGAGTTACAACTGGaattgtgtgttgtggtcagatgcaCACCTTTTTGGCCATGCACACCATCATCATATTTGGTGACGAAAGGGTCTGCATACAAAGAGCGTGGCGCTCATACCCACGGTAAAATATAGTGGTGGTTCTTTGGTGTTTTGAGGCTGTTTTGTAGCCAGTGGTTAAGGGACAGTTGTTAAAGTCAGTAGCATAATGAATTCCATTCAATATTAGAAAATGTTAGCATGAAATCTGGTTGCCTCTGCCAGAGGGCTGAAACTGGGCAGTGGTTGGGTCttacaacaagacaatgacctgaagcacacaTCAAAACTGACAAAGAGCAGCAACGCAAAATCAAGGTTTTGCAATGGCCCTTTCAGTCTCCATacttgaacccaattgaaaaacTGTGGTCTTAATAGAAGTGGGCAGTTCACAAGAGAAAGAAGAATCTCAATGAAGTGGAAATGTTCTGCATAGAAGAGTGGTCCAAGATCCCTCCAAGTGTTCTCCAACCTTGTTAAACACTACAAAAAGAGGCTGcaggttgcggttggtgggtgttcctttggttgatgcctggcaatgtgggtggattgatttcctgcctgttgggcctgtgtccggggcctcccccgggtagggccacagtgtcgccggacccccccgtctcagttccaaggtgttacgctgctatattattgtgctgggggatatgagggatgtactactaacttttctcagtctcctccagttaaaaattttaggaggagatgaggtcctgttccacacctgtggattacctggtttggggggcccgttgctgtccctgtccttgtccacctggtcatacttctgacctagtctaaaatcaagtagactctggatttagcccagagaaatgtatttattattccaattggactcttaatatctcacccggcacagccagaagaggactggtctcccctctgagcctgggtcctcactaggtttcttcctaaaattcgaccttcttagggagtttttcctagccactgaaattcaacactactgttgtttgctccttggggtttaaggccgggtgtctctgtaaagcactttgtgacaactgctgttgtaaaaagggctttataaataaatttgattgatttgatgttGTCATTCGCGCCAGGGGAAGCTCcacaaaatactgacatttGGGGTGCCAATGTTTTTGGAATCTGCATTTTCACTGAAATGTGTGTTACTAAAGGAAAACTTTTTTTGTTCCAAAAATgtctttgaaaataaaagcatGAGTCTTacccattttttttaaaccaaatatATCACTCATTGCCTGTGTGGTTCTTTTTATATATTCCTTTTTGCTCCTTTTCATGAAGGTGCCAACAATTCTGgagttaaatgtatttctgaCTTCCACTCTGCATTGACCTTTAACCTCTGCATTTCCTCCCTTAAGACTGTTGCTGGAGACATGGACTTAAGAGGTCTAATAACCGGGGTTGGACTGTGGTATGAGAACTTCATGAAAAACGCAGGTGAGGGACTGTCACTAACTGCTGTCCAGTAATAGATTGGTTGTTTAGTTTACTATTGTAAAGCCAAATGAACAGTGTATGCATTAAGCATGCATTAAGCATTATGCAACGTTTTCTTCCTAAGTGTTCTGGTTCGGTGGAAAAAGACTGATATTGGCTGTTCATCTAGCTGTTCATCTAGCCCTGGCCTTCTGGGGTTGATGAAATAGCGCTGACCATCATTACAAGGCATGAGAATCATCTCTGAACCTACCCTCTTAAACATGTTCATATTGTTGGCATATCTTCGTTGAAAGGTTTGTCAAAAACTCAAGAGAGATTGTGTTATTGAATCGTAGGTTAAACCTCTCTTTGCTCCCCAGATTCTAGGACAGAAAATTGGTTTCTGATGTCGTCACCGCTCCCCCAGACCGTAATAATCGTGGCGTACATCTACTTTGTCACACGGCTGGGGCCCAGACTGATGGAGAACCGGAAGCCCTATCACCTCAAAGAAGTCCTCATCATCTACAACTTCAGTGTGGTCGCCTTGTCCCTCTACATGTGTTACGAGGTGGGTCTTTTTCTCAATCGACTCCTCCCAGATGTTAAGCCGAGCTACTAAATGGCTGTACCTTCTTAAGGCATTATGAGTGTACACTTCAGGATGACAATGGCACACCATGCATCAGTACCATCATTTCACAGGTAACAGCAATAATCGTCCCCTCCAAAGCCCCCACCCAAAAAAAATAGTTAAATTATAGCAGAAGAGTTTGCCTTGTTTCAGAGTTTTCTGACCTCTAGAGATGACATTTTCCTGAAAAAAAATTCTTTAAAAGAGCACTTAAGAGAGCGCACTGCCTTTCTTCaaatcaataaaatgctaaacatGCCTGTTCTTGTGTGGCCCAGGAACCACATCTTCAACATAGCTGGGTGCAGCCGTCATCACTGTTGACAGAGGGCTGGATTCAGACACTTTAACCTACAGCCACTTAAGTGAATTAAAAGGCACAAAGATGTACCCAACGTCAAAAGGAAAACAATGCATGTTTAGTTTACACTAGCTGTTTTGTGTGAACTGCTGTTGATTAATACAATGACTGACCAACCAACAACAATTTTTCGATAGCTGTGAAAAAATTGCAGTGATTCTTGCTAATGTAATACCTGAATAGGTATTCTCTGATGCGTAATTTGCCTTCAAGATCCCCCTAAAAATAAGTTGACTTATGTACTCATTGTACAAGCTAGACAggacacagaaacatacagctctggaaaaaattaagagacctctgcacctttttctttcctttccaaaaaaagtcgaaaaggaaggttttaggTTAggagcagaagggttaaaattaagcgaccactgcatattgaacacttctgttcctcactcaaaactatccttttcagcttttttggaaaggaaagagctGTATTTTGAATCACAGACACaggtctgacctctgtgatttgTGTTCCTTCCTGTTATTTAAACTAATCACACAATGACAGAGTTGTGAATTATCTTAAAGCAGCAACGCAGAAGACATTCTAACACTAACAGGATGTCTTTGGGTCTGTAGACATGCTTAACTAGATTCCTTTCTGCTGACTGGGGCTGTGGAACCTCTCTTATCTTTGTTTAGAACTGGGCCTCAGTGAGATTGAACAAGAaaggcaggtgtgtttgtgggtggtgATGTTACAGTGTTTGAATTTATGTTTTGGTACCATCCTTTCTTTATTACTGTCCTGGTTTAGGTTTATTTTCTCCTGGTGTTGCATATTGGGCAGACCAGGTATTTCTTCTAATGGCAAACATTTTACTGATGATGTGGTATTTCAAATATTGTGTTCTATAGCTTGGAAAACAAAGCTGTGAATATTTTGACAAGGCATTGAGTTTAGGGCTATTAAATCTGGTTTATGTTTAGGTTCCTGTCATTGATTTGGAGTATTTTGCAATTGAGTCTCGGCTCGTTAGGTACCAGATTGGTACCAGGTCTATTGTCATGTAATAACACTGCATTTTAACTCAGTGTGCAATCAGATGACCTCAGACTCAGCCCTGAAGGTATTGCAGTTGGTGTCTAGACATGCAGCAACAATTCTGATGATTTACTAAACTGTTGCTCTGGCTAAGAGAATCTACTAAatggtaaaaacatttttattaatgacatatcaatgttttttttcttcctgtagTTTGTGATGTCGGGCTGGGGTACTGGTTACACGTTCCACTGTGACCTGGTGGACTACTCTGACTCTCCACAGGCTGTGCGGGTAAGAGCTGTGGAATGTGACCCTACCTGCTGCAGTACAACCAGAGTCCTGGCAACTTGCTAATGCTGGCAGTTCCACTTTTTATATGACTGTAGAATGCTGCAAAATACAATTGAAACAAAGAAGCATTGATTCTCAGGCAGTTCCATAGGCATGATTCACTCCATGTTTTCTGTGTGCTGTGAGGCCTGAATTTGATTTGGTTTCTGATTTGAGAGAATTATTCCTGTAATTTTTCCTGAATTGCTGGTAAATaatcagtctgtctctgtctttctcagatGGCTGGGACATGTTGGCTGTACTACTTCTCAAAATTTATAGAGATGTTGGACACTGTAAGTTAGTTCCCTTCTGTGTCTCGCTGAAGTCTGTCCATTTTCACTGTCATTCAGCTCATTTTTATACggctgtacccccccccccttcagattTTCTTTGTCCTGAGGAAAAAGAACAGCCAGATTACCTTCCTCCATGTCTACCATCACTCCATCATGCCCTTCACCTGGTGGTTCGGAGTCCGCTTTGCTGCAGGTACATAACAAAAGTGGTCTATAACCTTTATTGCAAAGCAGCAGGGGATTCAACTATCTGGTAGACATGGTATTTCCACAAACATTCCTGTTCAGTGGTAGTATTGCTCTATACAACAGCTAACAGTAATGAAGGTAATACTAATAAATAGCTATTCCCTTCCTTTAGGTGGCCAGGGGACATTCCACGCCCTGTTGAACTGTGTGGTCCATGTTGTCATGTACATGTACTACGGCTTGTCTGCTCTGGGCCCTGACTACCAGAAGTACCTCTGGTGGAAGAAGTACCTCACCACGATTCAGTTGGTATGTACCGTGCAGGAGATGGCCATGTGGTTCTAATCAGCCTCTTGGAATGGTTCCCTAATGATAAACACAGCGGCCAGTTTATTAGCTACGTTGAGTTAGTCCTGGGACGGATGTCCTTTGCCGCCGGAATAGCCTGAATTTCTTTGTTCATGGATTGTGCTAGGTGTCTGGAATGTTCCACAGAGATGTTAGTCCAGGACACCACTCCGTTACTGCAAAACGCACAGCGGTACATTCATACTGTCATTCATGTTTCTCAAACCGTTCTGACAATCTTTTTTTACATGGAGCGCTATCCTGCTGGACGTATCCATGTGACAAAGTGTTACTGAAGATATGAAACAACGCAACATTTGCATATATGCAGTGACGTTAAAAATGTTGCACCGAGGGCCCTAACGACTACTACCAGCCTGTACTGTTGACACCGGTCAGGAAGGGCCCAAGGACTCTGCCATCACAATGACACAACAGGAACTGTGGTTTCTCAGAGCTGGGAATGTTTCTCCACTCCTCTACAGGTGATCTGGAGCTGCTTTTTAAAATCTGATGGGAGTGGAACCTGAGGGGAATTCCAGAAAGTTGGATTCATAACTTGCAAGCTATGTCAAAACAGAACTTGAACAAACAGTTTTCCACTCCAGAAATAATGTGGGAAGTGCCCACATTGCTGTGATGGCCATTTCGGAGATACTGGAACTTTCTTTGCCTGACACTGCCAGTCACCATACTCAAAGTTGCTTAGGTCACTAGTTTTTCTCATTCTAACATTTAATAGAATAGAAACGGAATGCCTTGATGTCGGTCTTCCTGGTTTTATAGATCAACCTGTGGTCATGTGACTTGACGGAGGTGTTGTACCTAACAAACTGGCTACGTTTTAAGTACTGTACACATGGGATGTATGTGCAATACAATTAATATTTTACCTTCCTCTGACCTCAGATCCAGTTTGTGATTGTGACCACTCACATCTGGCAGTATTTCTTCATGAAGGACTGCCCCTACCAATTCCCTATCTTCATCTACATCATCGGCCTCTACGGCCTGGTCTTCCTCCTTCTGTTCCTGAACTTCTGGTACCACGCCTACACCAAGGGTAAAAGACTGCCCAAGGTCCTCCAGGCCGAGACATGGGCCCACCCATACAACAAAACCAATGGCGATAACAATGTAGAAATGACCAACGGAAATGGATACCATCACAAGTCTGAGTGACAGTGGGTCCAGCCAATCAGGCTCAGGTTTGGGGGTCTATCTCATTTGAATATCAGCCTATTCAGGAACTGAAATTAGACTTGGAACTTCAAATTTAGGAATTCCCAAGTATTGTTTTCCACTATGAAATTTGGTGCACTTTTGAATTTGAAGAGAATCAACCCCAGCCCTCTAGACCTCCTGATCGTTTTTGTTCTCTCTGCGAAGGCAATCTCAAAGTTATGACAAAAGCTGTACTGAATTGGaccaatttacatttttatatgtgCTTTATCTTTTGTGTTGTTATGAAAAGCCGTAGTAGAAGCCAATGAGTCTTTTTTAGTACATCTTTTTTATGTTAGATATGTTAGGTTACCCTTGGTGGGCAGTTCAGCAGCATTGTCCACTGCTCTTCCATCACAACCCATACTTCCCCTgatctcctctccactcctgtTCCACCAGAACCCATACTTCCCCTgatctcctctccactcctgtTTCACCAGAACCCATACTTCCCCTgatctcctctccactcctgtTCCACCAGAACCCATACTTCCCCTgatctcctctccactcctgtTCCACCAGAACCCATACTTCCCCTGATCTCCTCTCCAGTCCTGTTCCATCACAACCCATACTTCCCCTGATCTCCTCTCCAGTCCTGTTCCATCACAACCCATACTTCCCCTGATCTCCTCTCCAGTCCTGTTCCATCACAACCCATACTTCCCCTGATCTCCTCTCCAGTCCTGTTCCATCACAACCCATACTTCCTCTGATCTCCTCTCCAGTCCTGTTCCATCACAACCCATACTTCCCCTGATCTCCTCTCCAGTCCTGTTCCATCACAACCCATACTTCCCCTgatctcctctccactcctgtTCCACCAGAACCCATTCTTCCCCtaatctcctctcctctgctgttTAGAGTTGGTGCTAAATCACTCTAGTTTTGCCTGTAGGATTCAGATAATTTTTTCTATCTTGCAaaactttttatatttttaatacagtatgtttgtatAGGGAGTGGAGTGTATTAGCGTTGAACTGCTGTTTTGTAAAATTCTCATCCACTTCTGTCTGGTTTGAGTCACAACCTCTAACGGTGCTGAGAAACTCGGAATGCCAACCTGCTCCTAATCTCCTTTATAActgttttgtatttataatGTCCAACGGAAATTACATTGAAGACAAAGTGGAAAGGTGTAGTGCAACACTGTTCTTGCAGGAACCGGAGCAACGTTTTCATGTCACAAGCATGGCATGAtggcacatttttaaaaagggaGCCATTAGTTTGACctggatgaaaaaaaaatgtatatccactGTTCCAAATTGTTCAGTACTTGTTTCTTTTTATGCCATGGTTATGACAGTTACAAGTAGGCTTTCCCACTGGGTGTGATCACATTTGGTGTTCCCCTCAGAGCTCCACTGGTGATTGAGGACGACGCATTAGCTGAGTGTAGGATGGACCTCCAGAAGTGTGGTAAAACCCCATTGTCTTGGGTTCTGGCCGAGTCCAATAAGCAACAGCGATGGAGCTGATCTGTGATGTATTTCCGGAGGTTGGCTCTAGTGTCAGCATGTTATCCCCATGGGTTACGAGTCACTGCCTTTGTCTGAGCCCCTCCGGGTCCTTTATCTGAGCCCCTCCGGGTCCTTTATCTGAGCCCCTCCGGGTCCTTTATCTGAGCCCCTCCGGGTCCTTTATCTGAGCCCCTCAGGGTCCATGTTGTTATGAGTGTCCTCCAGACATGATGCCACTGTCATTCTGTATAATGTTAAGTGAAATTGAATGCATTTGTCTATTTatgatgtaaaataaatgtgtactgTAATTGTTAAACTTAGTTTTTGTGGTTGTTCTGTCGTTGGTCATTGATGGGTTTGCTTGTCGTAGACGAATGACTCAAGTTTGCtttattctttctttttcactgCCCTCTGTAGGGCCTCAGCCATAAAAAGCTACATACACATTGTGTGGTAGATTAAGCAAGTTATACGACTGTGCCTATGTTCATTTCTTCTCTGCACTGCTGATTGTGGCAACATTATTTTTCtaagcaaacatttaaaattagaggtagtcgggatcacctctacgcacggcttgggctctggaaccacactccttgagagtggatggactcttcaccactctggagttgcccatggtgagaggcggcgggctggtgtgggtttgcttatagctccccagctctgccgccatgtgttggagtttaccccggtgaacgagagggtcgtttccctgcgcctacgggtcggggataggtctctcactgttgtttgtgcctacgggccgaacggcagggcagagtacccgaccttcttggagtctctgggaggggtgctccgactggggactcgatcgttctactgggggacttcaacgcccacgtgggcaacgacagtgacacctggaggggcgtgattgggaggaacggcccccctgatctgaacccgagtggtgttcagttattggacttctgtgctagtcacagtttgtccataacgaacaccatgttcaagcataagggtgtccatcagtgcacgtggcaccaggacaccctaggccgcaggtcgatgatcgactttgttgtcgtctcatctgacctgcggccgtatgtcttggacactcgggtgaagggaggggcggagctgtcaactgatcaccacctggtggtgagttggatccgttggcgggggaggaagctggacagactcggcaggcccaagcgtactgtaagggtctgctgggaacgtctggccgagtctcctgtcagagagatctttaactcccacctccggcagagcttcgactggatcccgagggaggttggagatattgagtccgagtggaccatgttctccaccgccattgtcgaagcggccgctcggagctgtggccataaggtttccggtgcctgtcgaggcggcaatccccgaacccggtggtggacaccggaagtaagggatgccgtcaagctgaagaaggagtcctatcaggcctggttggcttgtgggactcctgaggcagctgacgggtaccggcaggccaagcggactgcagcctgggtggttgtggaggcaaaaactcgggcctgggaggagttcggtgaggccatggagaaggactatcggctggcctcgaagagattctggcaaaccatctggcgcctcaggagagggaaacagtgccctaccaacgctgtttacagtagaggtgggcagctgttgacctcaactgaggatgtcgtcgggcggtggaaggagtactttgaggatctcctcaatcccgctgacacgtcttccattgaggaagcagaggatgagggctcagaggtggactcgtccatcacccaggctgaagtcacagaggtggtcaagaaactcctcggtggcaaggcaccgggggtggatgagatccgccctgagtacctcaagtctctggatgttgtggggctgtcttggttgacacgcctgtttaacatcgcgtggcggtcggagacagtgcctctgggatggcagaccggggtggtggtccctctttttaagaagggggaccggagggtgtgttccaactatagggggatcacacttctcagcctccccgggaaagtctatgccagggttctggagaggagaatagggccgatagtagaacctcggattcaggaggaaccgtgtggttttcgtccgggccgtggaacactggaccagctctataccctctacagggtgttggagggttcatgggagtttgcccaaccaatccacatgtgttttgtggatttggagaaggcattcgactgtgtccctcgcggcatcttgtggagggtgcttggggaatatggggtcctgggtcctttgctaagggctgtcaggtccctgtacaaccgaagcaggagcttggtccgcattgccggcagtaagtcagaattgttcccagtgcatgttggactccggcagggctgccctttgtcaccggttctgttcgtaatttttatggacagaatttctaggctcagccaggggccggagggtgtcaggtttggggaccacacgatttcgtctctgctctttgcagatgatgttgtcgtgttggccccttctaaccaggaccttcagcatgcactgggacggtttgcagccgagtgtgaagcggtggggatgaaaatcagtacctccaaatccgaggccatggtcctcagtcggaaaagggtggcttgcccacttcaggttggtggagagtgcctgcctcaagtggaggagtttaagtatctaggggtcttgttcacgagtgagggaaggatggaacgggagattgacagacggatcggtgcagcttctgcagtaatgcagtcgatgtatcggtctgtcgtggtgaagaaagagctgagccgcaaggcgaagctctcgatttaccagtcaatctacgttcctactctcacctatggtcatgagctttgggtcatgaccgaaaggacaagatcccggatacaggcggccgaaatgccTCCACccctttctctgcagggtggctgggcgatcccttagagatagggtgagaagctcggtcacccgggaggagctcagagtagagccgctgctcctccacatcaagagaggtcagctgaggtggcttgggcatctttttcggatgcctccggaacgccttcctgggaaggtgttccggtcccgtcccaccgggaggagaccccggggaagacctaggacacgctggagggactatgtctcccggctggcctgggaccgcctcggtgtccccccggaagagctagaggaagt
This portion of the Esox lucius isolate fEsoLuc1 chromosome 13, fEsoLuc1.pri, whole genome shotgun sequence genome encodes:
- the elovl7a gene encoding elongation of very long chain fatty acids protein 7a isoform X2; amino-acid sequence: MSSPLPQTVIIVAYIYFVTRLGPRLMENRKPYHLKEVLIIYNFSVVALSLYMCYEFVMSGWGTGYTFHCDLVDYSDSPQAVRMAGTCWLYYFSKFIEMLDTIFFVLRKKNSQITFLHVYHHSIMPFTWWFGVRFAAGGQGTFHALLNCVVHVVMYMYYGLSALGPDYQKYLWWKKYLTTIQLIQFVIVTTHIWQYFFMKDCPYQFPIFIYIIGLYGLVFLLLFLNFWYHAYTKGKRLPKVLQAETWAHPYNKTNGDNNVEMTNGNGYHHKSE
- the elovl7a gene encoding elongation of very long chain fatty acids protein 7a isoform X1, whose product is MFLTKLETVAGDMDLRGLITGVGLWYENFMKNADSRTENWFLMSSPLPQTVIIVAYIYFVTRLGPRLMENRKPYHLKEVLIIYNFSVVALSLYMCYEFVMSGWGTGYTFHCDLVDYSDSPQAVRMAGTCWLYYFSKFIEMLDTIFFVLRKKNSQITFLHVYHHSIMPFTWWFGVRFAAGGQGTFHALLNCVVHVVMYMYYGLSALGPDYQKYLWWKKYLTTIQLIQFVIVTTHIWQYFFMKDCPYQFPIFIYIIGLYGLVFLLLFLNFWYHAYTKGKRLPKVLQAETWAHPYNKTNGDNNVEMTNGNGYHHKSE